A single Papilio machaon chromosome 12, ilPapMach1.1, whole genome shotgun sequence DNA region contains:
- the LOC106720810 gene encoding uncharacterized protein LOC106720810 — protein MPRKRNSNLARSSSGARAKKISRTQETEEQKQARRILDGERHASQRAAETSEQTQARRLLDAERHASQRAAETPEDNQVRLILDNERHAALRDAETLEQRRRRRRLDAERHASQRAAETSEQTQARRLLDTERHATQRAAETPYDNQVRLILDNERHVALRDAETLEQRQERRRLDAERHASQRAAETSEQTQARRLFDAERHAAQRAAETPEDNQVRLILDAERHASQRAAETSEQTQARRLLDAERHRSLISAESHEESQRRRILNAERQSQRRSSFRRNTWEAFQAAAFNYDPLIEYINHRLIVIGRMDKKCIHCKAFKWKEETSGMCCSGGKTSLPSLGEPEEPLKSLLLYDSNESRHFLNRIRKYNCCFQMTSFGVDNEVVMPGLSTTFTVQGQIYHRIGSLLPTDDQPKFLQIYFMGDENSEVDRRCQNIQGVERDIVLKIQRMLHDHNILINTFKTALERMPEEEYKLVIHPDRKPSGEHERRYNAPLINEVAAVVSGEQFASRDIVLHTHNDTLIRVPDTHRFYDALQYPLIFSKGQEGYYFQMPQVSPVTGLPLPNKKVSCMDFYAHRIMIRENDFNIVSRCRQLANQFYVDMYVKVESERLRYISLNQSKLRAEKYIHLQDAVANDGHVDPNNLEWQKRGLPHVHILVWLKEKLRPDQIDKIISAEIPDPNNDKSLHEIIVKNMIHGPCGPENPQCPCMKDGKCTKKYPRKLIQETVHNDNGYPLYRRRAPADGGRIASVKLRNGSYFTIDNGWVVPYSPILSKMFIAHINVEACSSVRAIKYICKYINKGSDQAIFNFRNTEAANPIDEVRTYQSGRYVSSNEAVWRLLGFPLHERNPTVTHLNVHLENGERVYFTVNNFQERLSSPPKTTLTAFFDLCAKDEFARTLLYVEVPRYYTWNTTRKEWKRRIQGVPVLNWPGLKSGDALGRVYTVHVSNMECFCLRMLLHHVRGPTSYKDLKMLNNREFSTFREACEARGLLENDNQWDITLEEAAQCKSATKMRELFAILIATCGLSNPQQLWEKFKNDMADDILHRLKEQNPDASYNDLIYNDALTKVEDQVITITGKDLTDFGMSRPQRTGEVSNAPGGTGKTFLLNLLLAQIRKDKGVAVAVASSGIAATLLSGGRTAHSILKLPLNLAHEEMPICNISKSSERGKMLQQCKLLVWDECTMSHKRAIEALDRTMKDIKGNQDTMGGMVVLLAGDFRQTLPVITKGTPADEINACLKASVLWVHVKKFCLTTNMRVQLHNDSQAGQYAAALLKIGEDCMPTDNSGMITLRHEFCQIVDSTDDLKNNVYADLQMNMGNREWLCERAILAPTNEKVNKINELIMSDVKGDVFEYLSVDNVMDTEQVTSYPIEFLNSLELSGVPSHKLRLKVGVPVLLMRNLDAPRLCNGTRLQIKHLGHNIITCTIMTGMAKGENVLIPRIPIIPTDLPFQFKRLQFPVKIAFAITINKAQGYDLEESSLLVACDSIREG, from the exons ATGCCTAGAAAACGCAACTCTAACCTAGCGCGTAGTTCTAGCGGAGCTCGCGCTAAGAAAATTTCTAGAACACAAGAGACTGAAGAACAAAAACAAGCGCGGCGGATTTTAGATGGCGAGCGTCACGCATCTCAAAGGGCTGCCGAAACATCTGAGCAAACTCAGGCACGTCGGCTTTTAGATGCTGAGCGTCACGCATCTCAAAGAGCTGCTGAGACTCCAGAAGACAACCAAGTGCGTCTTATTTTAGATAACGAGCGTCACGCAGCTCTGCGGGATGCCGAGACCTTAGAACAAAGACGAAGACGGCGACGATTAGATGCCGAACGTCACGCATCTCAAAGGGCTGCCGAAACATCGGAGCAAACTCAAGCACGTCGGCTTTTAGATACTGAGCGTCACGCAACTCAAAGAGCTGCTGAGACTCCATATGACAACCAAGTGCGTCTTATTTTAGATAACGAGCGTCACGTAGCTCTGCGGGATGCCGAGACTTTAGAACAAAGACAAGAACGGCGACGATTAGATGCCGAACGTCACGCATCTCAAAGGGCTGCCGAAACATCGGAGCAAACTCAAGCACGTCGGCTTTTTGATGCTGAGCGACACGCAGCTCAAAGAGCTGCTGAGACTCCAGAAGACAATCAAGTGCGTCTTATTTTAGATGCCGAACGTCACGCATCTCAAAGGGCTGCTGAAACATCGGAGCAAACTCAGGCACGTCGGCTTTTAGATGCTGAGCGTCATAGGTCATTAATTTCTGCAGAGTCTCATGAGGAATCGCAAAGAAGACGTATTTTAAATGCTGAACGGCAGTCGCAAAGGAGAAGTTCATTTAGGCGTAATACATGGGAGGCATTTCAAGCCGCTGCTTTTAATTATGACCCTTTGATCGAGTATATTAATCATCGATTAATTGTTATAGGGCGGATGGATAAAAAGTGTATACATTGTAAAGCATTCAAATGGAAAGAAGAAACATCGGGTATGTGTTGTTCTGGTGGAAAAACTTCACTTCCATCTCTTGGTGAGCCAGAGGAACCTCTAAAATCGTTACTTTTGTACGACAGTAATGAATCACGGCATTTTTTGAACAGAATAAGGAAATACAATTGTTGTTTTCAAATGACGTCGTTTGGAGTAGATAATGAAGTTGTTATGCCCGGATTATCCACTACGTTTACAGTCCAAGGACAGATCTATCATAGGATTGGTTCATTACTGCCTACAGATGATCAACCAAAATTTTTGCAAATTTACTTTATGGGAGACGAAAATAGCGAAGTTGACCGTAGGTGTCAAAATATTCAAGGAGTTGAAAgagatattgttttaaaaattcaaagaatgTTGCATGATCATAACATCCTTATCAACACTTTCAAAACTGCGTTAGAAAGAATGCCGGAAGAAGAATACAAGTTGGTCATACACCCTGACCGTAAGCCAAGTGGTGAACATGAAAGACGATATAATGCACCATTAATCAATGAAGTCGCAGCCGTAGTATCTGGCGAACAATTTGCTTCCCGTGATATTGTTTTACACACTCATAATGACACGTTAATTAGGGTACCCGACACACACAGATTTTATGACGCACTGCAATATCCACTAATATTCAGCAAGGGACAGGAGGGGTATTACTTTCAAATGCCTCAAGTAAGTCCTGTTACTGGCTTGCCATTAcccaataaaaaagtttcgtGCATGGATTTTTATGCTCATCGGATCATGATTCGTGAAAACGATTTCAATATAGTATCAAGATGCAGACAGCTAGCCAATCAGTTTTATGtagatatgtatgtaaaagtTGAAAGCGAACGATTACGTtacatatcattaaatcaaAGCAAATTAAGAGCGGAAAAGTACATTCATCTTCAAGATGCTGTAGCAAATGACGGTCATGTTGATCCTAATAATTTAG AATGGCAAAAGCGCGGCCTACCTCACGTGCATATTTTAGTGTGGTTAAAAGAGAAGTTGAGGCCTGATCAAATAGACAAAATTATCAGCGCTGAAATACCGGATCCAAATAATGATAAATCACTGCatgaaataattgttaagAATATGATTCATGGTCCATGCGGTCCTGAAAATCCTCAATGTCCTTGCATGAAGGATGGCAAATGCACTAAAAAATATCCTCGCAAGCTTATTCAAGAGACAGTCCATAATGATAACGGATATCCACTATATCGTAGAAGGGCGCCGGCGGACGGAGGTCGAATAGCATCTGTAAAACTTCGAAATGGTAGTTACTTTACTATAGATAATGGTTGGGTGGTTCCTTACTCGCCTATTTTGtccaaaatgtttattgcCCATATAAATGTCGAAGCTTGCAGTTCAGTACGCgctattaaatatatctgcaagtatattaataaaggcAGCGACCAGgctattttcaatttcagaaACACAGAGGCCGCTAATCCCATAGATGAAGTACGTACGTATCAGTCTGGACGTTATGTCAGTAGCAACGAAGCTGTTTGGCGGCTCTTAGGATTTCCGTTACATGAGAGGAACCCAACCGTCACACATCTCAATGTGCACCTAGAAAATGGTGAACGTGTCTATTttactgtaaataattttcaagaaaGATTATCTTCTCCTCCAAAAACGACACTTACTGCTTTTTTTGACCTCTGTGCCAAAGATGAATTTGCACGTACTCTTCTCTATGTCGAGGTACCGAGATATTATACTTGGAACACAACAAGGAAAGAATGGAAACGCCGAATTCAAGGAGTACCTGTTCTGAATTGGCCTGGTCTAAAATCTGGAGATGCTTTAGGTCGAGTATACACGGTTCATGTTAGTAATATGGAATGCTTTTGTTTAAGAATGCTTTTACACCACGTGCGTGGGCCAACCTCTTACAAAGATCTAAAAATGCTCAATAATCGAGAATTTTCGACATTTCGAGAGGCATGTGAGGCAAGAGGGTTATTAGAGAATGATAATCAATGGGACATAACCCTGGAAGAGGCTGCACAATGCAAATCTGCAACCAAGATGAGAGAGCTTTTCGCTATATTAATAGCGACATGTGGGCTTTCAAACCCTCAACAATTGtgggaaaaatttaaaaatgatatggCGGATGACATTTTGCACAGATTGAAAGAACAGAATCCTGATGCTTCATACAATGACTTAATTTACAATGACGCGTTAACAAAGGTTGAAGATCAAGTAATTACTATTACTGGGAAAGATTTAACCGATTTTGGAATGAGCAGACCACAAAGAACTGGAGAAGTAAGTA ACGCTCCAGGGGGCACTggtaaaacttttcttttaaatttattgctaGCCCAAATACGTAAAGATAAAGGAGTAGCTGTTGCAGTAGCTTCCTCTGGAATAGCTGCTACGCTACTTAGTGGGGGACGAACAGCGCACTCGATTCTAAAACTACCATTAAATTTAGCTCATGAGGAAATGCCAATATGCAACATTAGTAAAAGCAGTGAGCGCGGAAAAATGTTACAGCAGTGTAAGCTGTTGGTTTGGGATGAATGTACCATGTCCCATAAAAGAGCAATCGAAGCACTAGATCGCACCATGAAGGATATTAAAGGTAATCAGGATACCATGGGAGGGATGGTTGTACTTTTAGCTGGTGACTTTAGACAGACCCTTCCGGTTATTACTAAAGGTACCCCGGCAGATGAAATAAATGCCTGTTTGAAAGCATCTGTATTATGGGTACAcgtaaaaaagttttgtctCACTACAAACATGAGAGTACAACTTCATAATGATTCTCAAGCAGGGCAATATGCCGCTGCTCTTCTAAAAATCGGAGAAGATTGTATGCCAACTGATAATAGCGGCATGATTACATTAAGACATGAGTTCTGTCAAATTGTCGATAGCACAGACGacctaaaaaataatgtctatgcTGATCTTCAAATGAATATGGGCAATCGAGAATGGCTGTGTGAAAGGGCAATTTTGGCACCGACTAAtgaaaaagttaacaaaataaacgaaCTAATCATGTCAGATGTGAAGGGGGATGTATTCGAATACCTCTCAGTAGATAATGTAATGGACACTGAACAAGTAACATCATACCCTATAGAGTTTCTCAACTCTTTAGAATTATCTGGAGTTCCTTCCCATAAATTGAGGCTAAAAGTTGGTGTTCCAGTCCTATTAATGAGAAATCTTGATGCGCCCAGGCTATGTAATGGTACACGGCTGCAAATTAAACATCTGGGACACAACATAATAACGTGTACAATCATGACTGGAATGGCAAAAGgagaaaatgttttgataccCCGTATCCCAATAATACCCACTGATTTgccatttcaatttaaaagacTCCAGTTTCCCGTAAAAATAGCATTTGccattacaattaataaagctCAAG GCTACGATTTAGAGGAAAGTTCGTTGCTCGTCGCCTGTGACTCTATTCGCGAgggataa